The Bradyrhizobium guangxiense genomic sequence GTCCTCGGCCGACACCGGCTTCTACTACGTCGCCAAGAAGAATTCGCGCACCATGACCGACAAGCTGGTCAAGAAGAAGTACGATCCGGTCGCGCGCAAGCACGTCGAATTCCGCGAAGCCAAGATCAAGTAAGATCGGCTCAAGCGTCGAAGCGTTT encodes the following:
- the rpmG gene encoding 50S ribosomal protein L33 — translated: MAKAVTIKVKLVSSADTGFYYVAKKNSRTMTDKLVKKKYDPVARKHVEFREAKIK